A window of Streptomyces profundus genomic DNA:
GCCCAGGGGAAGAGGAAGACCGAGTCGACGGCGAAGATCACATACAGGAACGCGTAGATGTAGTACCGCACCTGGGTGTGGGCCCAGCCCTCGCCGACCGGGTCGACGCCGCACTCGTAGACCAGCAGCTTCTCGGGCGTGGGCACGGTGGGCCTGAGCAGGTGCCCGGCGAGGAAGGCCACGGCGACGAAGAGCACGCCGACCACCGCGACCAGACCGACGACGGTGTAGCCGTGGAAGTAGTCGGGCACGTTGTGGCCTCCGGTGGAGTCAGGGAGGGCTGACAGCACGGGAGTCTAGGGGGTCAGGCGCCGGTTGTGACCAGGCCGGGGGGTGGGGATAGCCCTACCGTCGTTCACCGACCCACCCCATGGTGTCGGTGGGACGGACGCGGCAGTCTGGACGACATGATCAGTTCCGGCCATGGCTCCGGTTACGGCTCCGGCTCCCCAGCGGGGCGGCGGCCCCTCCCCGACGACGCGGTGCTGCCGCCGCCCCAGGCGCCGCTCAGCGCGGTGACCTGGCGGGAGTGTGCCTATCTGCTGTCGAGCTGGCCGCTGGATCTGATCGCTTTCTGTTATGTCCTGATCTGGATCTATGTGGGGGTGCTGCTGTCGGTGACCGTGATCGGTCTGCCGGTGCTGGCGCTCGGCCTGGTGGGGTGCCGCTGGTTCGGTCGCTGGGAGCGGGCGAGGGCGCGGGCGCTGCTGCGGGTCGTGGTGGAGGAGCCGAGTCCGCTGCGGGCGCGGCGGGGCGCGGGCTTCTTCGT
This region includes:
- a CDS encoding NADH-quinone oxidoreductase subunit A is translated as MPDYFHGYTVVGLVAVVGVLFVAVAFLAGHLLRPTVPTPEKLLVYECGVDPVGEGWAHTQVRYYIYAFLYVIFAVDSVFLFPWATVFAADGFGAATLVEMFVFLGFLTVGLLYAWKKGVLTWT